Proteins from a genomic interval of Clostridium sp. AN503:
- the fucO gene encoding lactaldehyde reductase encodes MANRIVLNETSYHGAGAIQEIVAEVEKRGFKKAFVCSDPDLVKFQVTKKVTDILDGAGKAYELYSDIKPNPTIENVQTGVDAFKASGADYIIAIGGGSSMDTAKAIGIIITNPEFADVRSLEGVAPTKNPCVPILAVPTTAGTAAEVTINYVITDVEKKRKFVCVDTHDIPVVAFVDPEMMASMPKGLTASTGMDALTHAIEGYTTKGAWEMTDMFNLKAIEVIAKSLRGAVDNTPEGREGMALGQYLTGMGFSNCGLGIVHSMAHALGAVYDTPHGVANAILLPTVMAYNADATGDKFKYIAKAMGVEGVDDMSQEEYRKAAVDAVKQLSQDVGIPADLKAIVKEEDIQFLAESAVADACAPGNPKDAGLEDIIGLYKSLM; translated from the coding sequence ATGGCAAACAGAATCGTATTGAACGAGACTTCCTATCACGGCGCAGGCGCCATCCAGGAGATTGTGGCAGAGGTGGAAAAAAGGGGCTTTAAAAAGGCTTTTGTCTGCTCCGACCCGGATCTGGTGAAGTTCCAGGTGACGAAGAAAGTAACGGATATACTGGATGGGGCAGGGAAAGCTTACGAGCTGTACTCCGATATCAAGCCGAACCCGACCATCGAGAATGTGCAGACCGGCGTAGACGCATTTAAGGCATCCGGTGCGGATTATATCATTGCCATCGGCGGCGGCTCATCCATGGATACTGCAAAGGCCATCGGTATCATCATCACCAATCCGGAGTTTGCCGATGTAAGAAGCTTAGAGGGCGTTGCCCCGACGAAGAACCCGTGCGTGCCGATCCTGGCCGTACCGACCACCGCAGGCACCGCAGCGGAGGTTACCATCAACTACGTGATCACCGATGTGGAGAAGAAGCGGAAGTTCGTCTGCGTGGACACCCACGATATCCCAGTTGTGGCATTTGTGGACCCGGAGATGATGGCCTCCATGCCGAAGGGCCTGACCGCATCTACCGGTATGGACGCCCTGACCCACGCCATCGAGGGTTACACCACCAAAGGCGCCTGGGAGATGACCGACATGTTCAACTTAAAGGCCATCGAAGTCATTGCCAAATCCCTGCGCGGGGCGGTGGATAACACTCCCGAGGGACGGGAAGGCATGGCGCTTGGACAGTATCTGACCGGTATGGGATTTTCCAACTGCGGACTGGGTATCGTGCATTCCATGGCCCATGCGCTGGGGGCAGTCTATGATACCCCTCATGGCGTAGCCAATGCGATCCTGCTGCCGACGGTCATGGCTTACAATGCGGACGCCACCGGTGACAAGTTCAAATACATCGCAAAGGCCATGGGCGTGGAAGGCGTCGATGACATGAGCCAGGAGGAGTACCGCAAGGCGGCTGTGGACGCGGTGAAGCAGCTTTCCCAGGATGTGGGCATCCCGGCGGACTTAAAGGCGATTGTAAAAGAGGAGGATATCCAGTTCCTGGCAGAGTCTGCAGTGGCGGACGCCTGCGCTCCGGGCAACCCGAAGGATGCGGGGCTTGAGGATATCATTGGACTTTATAAGTCTCTGATGTAA
- a CDS encoding TetR/AcrR family transcriptional regulator C-terminal domain-containing protein: MADKTKYKLAASIRECMKTTPVDKITVKDIVEGCGMTRQTFYRNFKDKYDLINWYFDKLVLQSFEQIGMGNTVGESLTQKFEFILNEKAFFTEAFRSDDHNSVKEHDFELILQFYKNLIARRRSRPLGEELEFLLEMYCRGSVYMTEKWVLGGMKDSPADMSRKLVDAMPPKLEAVFSELGLV; the protein is encoded by the coding sequence ATGGCGGATAAGACAAAATACAAACTGGCTGCTTCCATCCGGGAGTGTATGAAGACTACGCCGGTGGACAAGATCACAGTGAAGGATATCGTGGAAGGCTGCGGGATGACCAGACAGACCTTTTACCGGAACTTTAAGGACAAATACGACCTGATCAACTGGTATTTTGACAAGCTGGTGCTTCAGTCCTTTGAACAGATCGGTATGGGCAATACGGTGGGGGAGAGCCTGACCCAGAAGTTCGAGTTTATTTTAAATGAAAAGGCATTTTTTACGGAGGCATTCCGGTCCGATGATCATAATTCCGTGAAGGAGCATGATTTTGAGCTGATCCTCCAGTTTTATAAAAATTTGATCGCCCGCAGACGGAGCCGGCCTCTGGGTGAGGAACTGGAATTCCTGTTGGAGATGTATTGCCGCGGTTCCGTGTATATGACGGAAAAATGGGTGCTGGGAGGCATGAAGGATTCGCCTGCGGATATGTCCCGCAAGCTGGTGGATGCCATGCCTCCGAAGCTGGAAGCGGTGTTTTCAGAACTGGGGCTGGTATAG
- the hisH gene encoding imidazole glycerol phosphate synthase subunit HisH has translation MIAIIDYDAGNLKSVEKALAALGEQPVITRDRDTILAADKVILPGVGSFGDAMGRLEKYGLVDVIHQVAENQTPFLGICLGLQLMFERSDECDGVKGLGLLKGEILKLPDCEGQKIPHMGWNSLSIRPGTRLFAGIDDGAYVYFVHSYYLKAEDEDVVAATTEYGAHIHAAVEAGNLFACQFHPEKSSEAGLLILKNFISL, from the coding sequence ATGATAGCGATAATCGATTATGATGCAGGAAATCTAAAGAGTGTGGAGAAGGCATTGGCGGCATTGGGGGAGCAGCCGGTGATCACCAGGGACCGGGACACGATCCTGGCAGCGGACAAGGTGATCCTGCCGGGGGTCGGTTCCTTTGGGGATGCCATGGGCCGTTTGGAGAAATACGGCCTGGTGGATGTGATCCATCAGGTAGCAGAGAACCAGACACCGTTTCTTGGGATCTGCCTGGGACTGCAGCTTATGTTTGAGCGCAGCGATGAGTGTGACGGCGTGAAAGGTCTTGGGCTTTTAAAGGGAGAGATCTTAAAGCTCCCGGACTGTGAAGGGCAGAAGATCCCGCACATGGGCTGGAATTCCCTGTCTATCCGCCCCGGGACCAGGTTGTTTGCGGGGATCGATGACGGGGCTTACGTGTATTTTGTACATTCCTATTATCTGAAGGCGGAGGATGAGGATGTCGTGGCGGCAACCACCGAGTACGGCGCCCACATCCATGCGGCGGTAGAAGCCGGGAACCTGTTTGCCTGTCAGTTCCATCCGGAAAAGAGCAGTGAAGCCGGACTTTTGATCTTAAAAAATTTCATCAGCCTGTGA
- a CDS encoding MBL fold metallo-hydrolase, giving the protein MADRGSMRITWLGHSCFKVEFQGYAVIFDPYEDGRVPGFKPLRETADLVLCSHEHGDHNFRAGIELTDHGPLPFQVTEIAAFHDDHHGELRGSNTIRILDDGCLKVAHLGDLGCGLNEDQAAQLEGLDAVMIPVGGFYTIDANQAKALVERIKPRVVIPMHYRSETFGYDVLGTLDAFTDQCDLVVEYPGNGLELTKETEPHTAVLKYE; this is encoded by the coding sequence ATGGCGGATCGAGGAAGTATGAGGATAACCTGGCTGGGACATTCCTGTTTTAAGGTAGAATTCCAGGGGTATGCAGTGATCTTTGACCCATATGAGGATGGAAGGGTGCCTGGGTTTAAGCCGCTCCGGGAGACGGCGGATCTGGTACTGTGCAGCCATGAACACGGTGACCACAATTTCCGGGCGGGCATTGAACTGACGGATCATGGGCCGTTGCCGTTTCAGGTCACAGAGATTGCCGCATTTCATGATGACCATCATGGGGAGCTGCGGGGGAGCAACACGATCCGTATCCTGGATGACGGCTGCTTAAAGGTTGCCCATCTGGGTGACTTGGGATGCGGGCTTAACGAGGATCAGGCGGCGCAGCTTGAAGGGCTGGACGCGGTTATGATTCCGGTGGGAGGATTTTATACCATCGATGCGAATCAGGCCAAAGCGCTTGTAGAGCGGATCAAACCCAGGGTGGTGATCCCCATGCATTACCGCAGCGAAACCTTTGGCTATGACGTGCTGGGGACGCTGGACGCGTTCACGGACCAGTGCGACCTGGTGGTGGAATATCCGGGCAATGGGCTGGAGCTTACAAAGGAGACCGAGCCCCATACGGCTGTATTAAAATACGAATGA